The following are encoded together in the Onychostoma macrolepis isolate SWU-2019 chromosome 03, ASM1243209v1, whole genome shotgun sequence genome:
- the flii gene encoding protein flightless-1 homolog — MAATGVLPFIRGVDLSGNDFKGGYFPEHVKSMTSLRWLKLNRTGLCYLPEELSSLQKLEHLSVSHNSLTTLHGELSSLPNLRAVVARANNLKNSGVPDDIFQLDDLSVLDLSYNQLTEIPRDLENSRNMLVLNLSHNSIDNIPNQLFINLTDLLYLDLSDNNLDSLPPQMRRLVHLQTLILNNNLLMHAQLRQLPAMVALQTLHLRNTQRTQNNMPTSLEGLTNLADVDLSCNDLTRVPECLYSLTNLKRLNLSSNQISELSLCIDQWTKLETLNLSRNQLTSLPSAICKLSKLKKLYVNSNKIDFDGLPSGVGKLSNLVEFMAANNNLELVPEGLCRCGKLKKLVLNKNRLVTLPEAIHFLTDLEVLDVRENPNLVMPPKPVDRTAEWYNIDFSLQNQLRLAGASPATVAAAGGGNSPRDHMARKMRLRRRKDSAQDDQAKQVLKGMSDVAQEKNKSIEENGDLKYSDLKTKRWDKNLEKPQLDYSEFFLEDVGQIPGVVVWQIENFIPIQVDEAFHGKFYEADCYIVLKTFLDDNGALNWQIFYWIGQVATLDKKAGSAIHAVNLRNYLGAECRTIREEMGDESEEFTAVFNNEISYIEGGTSSGFYTVEDTQYPTRLYRVYGKKNIRLESVPLKASSLDPRFVFLLDTGLEIFVWRGGNATLGGTTKARLFAEKINKNERKGKAEITTLMQNQEPPEFWGTLGGQPEEIKKHVPDGFTPVRPKLYKVGLGLGYLELPQINYKLSVEHKDKLKLDVVPDQRLVQGLLDTKGVYILDCWSDVFIWIGRKSPRLVRAAALKLGQEVCSMLHRPKHAVVIRNLEGTECQVFKSKFKNWDDVLKVDYTRNAESVKQKEGLSGKVKKDAEQKDQMKADLTALFLPRQPAMPLTEAEQMMEEWNEDLDGMEGFVLEGKKFARLPEEEFGHFHTQDCYVFLCRYWVPVEYEDDQEKDKEKEGDNEDKQPEEDFQCVVYFWQGREASNMGWLTFTFSLQKKFESLFPGKLEVVRMTQQQENLKFLSHFKRKFIIHKGKRKLKVDSVQPSLYHIRTNGSALCTRTIQIATDSSNLNSEFCFILKVPFESTDNQGIVYTWVGRAADPDEAKLAEDIMNTMFDDTYSKQVINEGEEPENFFWVGIGSQKPYDEDAEYMKYARLFRCSNEKGYFAVSEKCSDFCQDDLADDDIMLLDNGKEVYMWVGTQTSQVEIKLSLKACQVYIQHMRSKDAEHPRKLRLVRKGNEPHCFTRCFHAWSAFKTAPA, encoded by the exons ATGGCCGCGACCGGAGTTCTCCCCTTTATCAGGGGAGTAGACCTAAGTGGGAATGACTTTAAG GGGGGTTATTTTCCTGAGCATGTCAAGTCTATGACCAGTTTGCGATGGCTGAAGCTCAACAGAACGGGGCTTTGCTATCTTCCAGAGGAACTGTCTTCCCTACAGAAACTG GAACATTTGTCCGTGAGTCACAACAGCCTGACCACACTGCATGGAGAGTTGTCAAGTCTTCCCAACCTGAGg GCGGTTGTGGCCAGAGCAAACAACCTGAAGAACTCTGGTGTTCCTGATGATATTTTTCAGCTGGATGATCTTTCTGTGCTG GATCTGAGCTACAACCAACTAACAGAAATCCCTCGTGATTTGGAGAACTCCAGAAACATGTTGGTCTTAAACCTCAGTCACAATAG CATTGATAACATACCAAATCAGCTGTTCATTAACCTCACTGATCTGCTGTACCTGGACCTAAGTGACAATAATTTAGACAGTCTGCCTCCTCAGATGAGACGCTTGGTCCATTTGCAGACTCTCATACTCAATAATAATCTGCTTATGCACGCACAGCTGAG GCAGTTACCTGCTATGGTGGCCCTTCAAACCCTTCATTTAAGGAACACTCAGCGTACTCAAAATAATATGCCCACCAGTCTGGAGGGCCTCACCAACCTAGCAG aCGTGGACCTGTCCTGTAATGATCTGACGCGTGTACCAGAATGCTTGTATTCCCTGACTAATCTCAAACGGCTGAATCTGAGCAGCAATCAGATATCTGAACTGTCACTGTGCATAGATCAGTGGACCAAACTCGAGACGCTCAACCTTTCTAGGAATCAGCTCACATCCCTGCCT TCTGCCATTTGCAAGCTGTCTAAGCTGAAGAAGCTGTATGTGAACTCAAACAAAATTGATTTTGATGGGCTTCCATCTGGTGTGGGAAAATTGTCCAACCTGGTTGAGTTCATGGCTGCAAATAATAATTTGGAGCTTGTTCCAGAGGGGCTTTGCAG GTGTGGAAAATTGAAAAAGCTGGTTTTGAACAAGAACCGGCTTGTGACATTACCAGAGGCCATTCATTTCCTCACTGACCTGGAG gttttggATGTCCGTGAGAATCCAAATCTAGTAATGCCCCCTAAACCAGTGGACAGGACAGCTGAGTGGTACAACATAGACTTCTCATTGCAGAACCaactgcgattggctggtgcaTCGCCAGCCACTGTGGCAGCAGCTGGTGGAG GAAATAGCCCAAGAGACCATATGGCCAGAAAAATGAGGCTAAGGAGACGCAAGGACTCAGCCCAGGATGATCAGGCTAAACAGGTGCTGAAGGGAATGTCAGATGTGGCTCAGGAGAAGAACAAATCCATTGAG GAGAATGGAGACTTGAAATACTCTGATCTGAAAACCAAACGTTGGGACAAGAACCTGGAGAAACCGCAGCTGGATTACTCTGAGTTCTTCTTGGAGGATGTGGGCCAGATCCCTGGTGTTGTGGTTTGGCAGATTGAAAACTTTATACCCATCCAGGTGGACGAGGCCTTCCATGGGAAGTTCTATGAGGCAGACTGTTACATTGTTCTCAAG ACGTTCTTAGATGACAATGGAGCCCTGAACTGGCAGATCTTTTACTGGATCGGGCAGGTAGCTACCCTTGATAAGAAAGCCGGCTCTGCCATCCATGCTGTCAATCTCCGTAATTATTTGGGTGCCGAGTGCAGGACTATCAGAGAGGAGATGGGAGACGAGAGTGAAGAATTCACTGCA GTGTTCAACAATGAGATTTCTTATATTGAGGGTGGAACTTCCAGTGGATTTTACACAGTGGAGGACACTCAATACCCAACCAG gttGTACAGGGTTTATGGGAAAAAGAACATCAGATTAGAATCTGTGCCTCTGAAAGCATCCTCACTCGACCCCCG GTTTGTCTTTTTGTTGGACACTGGTCTTGAAATATTTGTTTGGAGAGGAGGCAATGCAACACTTGGTGGGACTACAAAAGCAAG GTTATTTGCTGAGAAGATCAACAAAAATGAGCGAAAAGGCAAAGCAGAGATTACAACTTTGATGCAGAATCAAGAACCTCCAGAGTTCTGGGGGACTCTTGGGGGACAGCCTGAGGAAATCAAGAAACATGTCCCAGATGGCTTCACCCCTGTTCGACCCAAGCTCTATAAG GTTGGTTTGGGCTTGGGATACCTTGAACTTCCTCAGATCAACTACAAACTCTCTGTGGAGCACAAGGACAAGCTCAAGCTAGATGTGGTTCCAGACCAAAGACTG GTACAAGGCCTTTTAGACACTAAAGGTGTCTACATCTTAGATTGCTGGTCTGATGTCTTCATTTGGATTGGCCGTAAGTCCCCACGACTTGTGAGGGCAGCTGCATTGAAGCTGGGCCAAGAGGTGTGCAGTATGCTCCATCGGCCAAAACATGCCGTGGTCATCCGTAATCTGGAGGGCACCGAGTGCCAg GTCTTCAAATCTAAGTTCAAGAATTGGGATGACGTGTTGAAGGTGGATTATACCAGGAACGCAGAGAGTGTAAAGCAAAAAGAGGGCTTGAGTGGAAAGGTGAAGAAGGATGCAGAGCAGAAGGATCAGATGAAAGCCGACCTAACAGCTCTGTTCCTTCCTAGACAGCCAGCAATGCCTCTCACAGAG GCGGAACAGATGATGGAGGAGTGGAACGAGGATTTAGATGGCATGGAGGGATTTGTTCTGGAGGGGAAGAAGTTTGCCCGTTTACCAGAAGAGGAGTTTGGTCACTTTCATACTCAGGATTGCTACGTATTTCTCTGCAG gtaCTGGGTGCCAGTGGAGTATGAGGATGATCAGgagaaagacaaagagaaagagggagacAATGAGGACAAACAGCCTGAAGAAGACTTCCAGTGTGTGGTTTACTTCTGGCAGGGCCGTGAGGCCTCCAACATGGGCTGGCTGACCTTCACTTTCAGCCTGCAGAAGAAGTTTGAGAGTTTGTTCCCAGGAAAACTGGAG GTTGTGAGGATGACCCAGCAGCAGGAGAATCTTAAGTTCTTGTCACATTTCAAGAGGAAGTTCATCATCCACAAAGGCAAGAGGAAGCTAAAAGTGGACAGTGTGCAGCCAAGCTTATACCACATCAGAACAAATGGAAGCGCACTATGCACCAG gACTATTCAGATAGCCACAGATTCCAGTAACCTCAACTCTGAATTCTGCTTCATACTGAAG GTGCCATTTGAAAGTACGGACAACCAGGGAATAGTGTACACATGGGTGGGCCGAGCAGCAGACCCAGATGAAGCTAAACTGGCAGAGGACATCATGAACACCATGTTTGATGACACCTACAGCAAGCAG GTGATAAATGAAGGAGAAGAGCCAGAAAATTTCTTCTGGGTTGGCATCGGCTCACAGAAGCCATATGATGAAGATGCGGAGTACATGAAATACGCTAGACTGTTTAG GTGCTCCAATGAGAAGGGTTACTTTGCTGTATCAGAGAAGTGCTCCGACTTCTGTCAAGATGACCTGGCTGATGACGACATCATGCTTTTGGACAATGGGAAAGAG GTTTACATGTGGGTTGGCACACAGACAAGCCAGGTGGAGATTAAACTGAGCTTGAAGGCTTGTCAG GTCTATATTCAGCACATGAGGTCCAAGGATGCAGAGCACCCCAGAAAACTGCGCCTGGTGCGCAAGGGCAATGAGCCTCACTGTTTCACCCGCTGTTTCCACGCATGGAGCGCCTTCAAGACTGCACCTGCATAA